One Rosa chinensis cultivar Old Blush chromosome 3, RchiOBHm-V2, whole genome shotgun sequence DNA window includes the following coding sequences:
- the LOC112194532 gene encoding uncharacterized protein LOC112194532 translates to MNNLWDQIQRSQDEDDEEMMATNAIVIVAVAEESGNQHRGRGSHPGRAPNEEQLREERGKGMLADYFVDRPVFKDPEFRTRYRMSLNLFKHISTDLCQYDRYFGQRSDATGKVGLLPEQKMTAALRMLAYGAEADQCTEYCRMAKSTSVAAFQHFTRGIVDLYSTKYLRAPTAADLKRLLTKAERRGFPGMIGSIDCIHWQWKNCPTGWAGEYSGRKQIPTISLEAVASYDTWIWHAFFGMPGACNDLNVLAKSPLFDELTAGRAPLI, encoded by the coding sequence ATGAACAATTTGTGGGATCAAATTCAACGGTCtcaggatgaagatgatgaagagatgatggCCACCAACGCCATTGTCATCGTTGCAGTCGCAGAAGAATCTGGAAATCAACACCGAGGGCGCGGTTCTCATCCGGGTCGTGCACCAAATGAGGAACAACTTAGAGAAGAAAGGGGCAAAGGTATGTTGGCCGACTACTTTGTCGACCGGCCAGTGTTCAAAGATCCGGAGTTCCGAACACGTTACAGGATGAGTCTCAATCTCTTCAAGCATATATCTACTGACCTTTGCCAGTATGATCGTTACTTTGGTCAAAGGTCAGATGCTACCGGCAAAGTCGGACTGCTTCCGGAGCAGAAGATGACAGCTGCCTTGCGAATGCTTGCGTACGGTGCAGAGGCAGATCAATGTACTGAGTATTGTCGGATGGCGAAATCCACCTCCGTCGCAGCCTTTCAGCACTTTACACGAGGAATTGTTGATCTTTACTCAACAAAATACCTCCGCGCTCCTACTGCAGCCGACCTCAAACGACTTCTTACCAAAGCTGAGAGGAGAGGTTTTCCAGGAATGATTGGGAGCATCGACTGTATAcattggcaatggaagaattgtccGACAGGTTGGGCTGGAGAATATAGTGGTAGGAAACAGATCCCCACTATCAGCCTGGAAGCAGTCGCATCTTACGACACCTGGATTTGGCACGCATTCTTTGGAATGCCTGGGGCATGCAACGACCTGAACGTCTTGGCAAAGTCTCCATTGTTTGATGAGCTTACCGCCGGTAGAGCACCTCTGATCTAA
- the LOC121052144 gene encoding uncharacterized protein LOC121052144 encodes MDAAWDADLNSCGLTIVIRDPSRVIVGGSSSSTKPPLNSGLDGCSDCYSHSSSCLPFHRVNWRWVTRKANVAADHLVASMALRRVCPVDWCSNPPPSLMLILLYDVAAPP; translated from the exons ATGGATGCGGCCTGGGATGCGGATTTAAACTCTTGTGGACTGACAATAGTGATACGTGATCCATCTAGAGTCATAGTGGGGGGCTCCTCCAG CTCTACAAAACCCCCTCTCAACAGTGGACTGGACGGCTGCTCAGATTGTTACTCGCATTCGAGCTCTTGCCTGCCGTTTCATCGTGTTAACTGGCGTTGGGTCACTAGAAAAGCCAATGTTGCTGCTGATCATCTGGTGGCTTCCATGGCTTTACGTAGGGTGTGTCCTGTTGATTGGTGCTCCAATCCTCCCCCCTCCCTAATGCTTATTTTGCTTTACGATGTTGCAGCCCCTCCTTAG